From the genome of Pelobates fuscus isolate aPelFus1 chromosome 11, aPelFus1.pri, whole genome shotgun sequence:
AACAATCCATTGAGCATGCCTTCATGGTAGCAGTACAGATAATCCTGTTGCAGTTTCACAGCTCATTCTCTACAATTTAGGAGTCatatcattttgtttatgaagtcctagccacaccttccctggctgtgactcacacagcctccctacataGTAACTGAAAACATGATCTAATTTTTAAACCTCCTTTTTTTACGTGGtgtgtttaatttaaaagttCCATGCAATAGACAAGAAATTACCAAGGACCAACAAATTAAAATCTAACCATTAAACATTACATATTAATTCGTCAGtcctttacattttcttttttcctgTTTGTAATTCGTTAGGCTTACCCCCATTTTCCATGGATCAGAACTATTTACTCCTATCTcagtttctctgttttttttctgttaattgTCTGCTGGATCTTGCAGCACCCTCCTTCGAGTGATCAAAGTTAAataaacagagcaggaaataagaactatagaaaagaagaaagggaaaaaacaTTGTGCTGCAAGAATGTAAGATTgttttgaaaattaaaccttttttccTTGAAGGCTGCATGAGTCACAACCAGTGGAGGTgaagctaggactgcataaacaaagagatttcaCATCTAAATAGCATCAAATCATGCAGGGACACAGCAGGGACGTGGCaagtacaccaaaactgcttcattaagccaatgttgttatgtaacatatatacaatatatgtgcacataataaaaaaaaaactctaagtAATGAACATAAACTGCCTATTGGACTGTTGTGGTAATTATGATATCATTCATAAATGCTATTCACATTCCATTGGTTTTGAAGTATATAGGAATTGTAGAAACACTCTGATGTCTATACAAAAAGTCACCAGAGCTTTAGAATGTTATGAATGGATCGGTGCCTTGTAGAAGACAATACTATTTAATGCTTATTCAAACAGGGACTATGTTCTTGCAGACAGCCTTTGCTTAGTCTTTCACCAGTGCTTCAATCAGTTGCCAGATAGTAAACATGTTGTTTTTAATGATTCCATTTCCATGTAGTTTCTTTTCTCTCTGGACAGCTGCTGATCTTCGGCATTAACTAAAGGAAGCCTCTGATGAGCAAATTTCATTCAAATTTTAACCTTCAAATTTGTCTGTCGCATTCAGCAGGAACCTTCTGTTTGTTTTATGCAAAGTGATAGTGTACATCGTCATCTGCGATTCAGGAAATCACACATTGATCTAGTCGATCTCTTTTATTTCCTCAGAAATATGAAACTAAACTGTACAGCTCGGTGTTTCTTTGGAACATGTATGCTTATCTGTGAATCAGATCAGTCACACAGGAATAAAAGTGTAACATACCTGCCTAAAAACCTAATGCTAATAGGTCCCTACCCActtaaaaatgttaaatttgAACTTAAAACTCACCTGATCTCTTTTGTCCACCAGACATCAGAAGGAGGCCTTACGCGATCCAAGCACAGGCTTCTCATGGAGAAGCCTGTGTTTGGTCAGTTTTTCCAGCTCAGAGGGCATACACACGCTGTGTTCTGGTGAATGGATCAGCGAGATGGATTTTTGGATGCGgagaaaattaattttaatttaataatgcTAAAGCAAAATTCAAGCAATGGAGGGAGGTCGAAGGATCGCACAATcggagagagtgagggaggggagaatGAACTTCCTGCTGCAGGCTGTTGTAAGCATGGCTTGCGTACCGATCACGTGGGCCAAGCATGCAACTAACCCATGGCAcataagtgcaaatatctctgaatGTGCACTGCAAATCCAAACTCCTACCACCCTGactacttaaaataaataaagtggtcatggtggatggagaaaccctttaattgTAGCAATGTATTATGCATGAGCACAAACAGATACATTGCGACCATTTTGTTACAAATATCATGCTTTCAATTAAGTATGAATACCAATAGGAAATCTGGAGAAGGAGTTGACCTTCGTGGGTTTCCAGAGAAGTCAGTTGAACATTGCCAAGAAATTAGCCTAAGCTTTTTGTGGCAATATTATGGGCCAACACAATAAAACAGAACAATAAGGGATTTACAAACACAAGGCAGAAAATCCAAGGCCAATATCAGACATAACAAAAAAGGAATCTAAGCAAACAAGTTGGGTTCAGTATACATTAAAGTAGAAGTTCACTGTATAAGCACACTTAGGACACACAAACAGCTCATCAAAGCAATGAGATCAGGactggactggcccactgggttACTGtcaaatttcccagtgggccatcATACCTTCATGGCCGGTGTGCAGACGCCTAGGGCGCACTTGCCCAGGAGGCACGATTGCTGACAGACAGGAGGGGAAGCGCACAGCACATCGCTCTCCTCCAGCCAGTCACTGCATGTAGCGTGGCAGAGCAGCAGACCATGGGAGAGGAGCTTCTGTTTTTTTCTCCcttgtctgacaggaagcagtttggtGCTCCTCTCCCGCGGTCTGCGGCTCAGCCTTGCTACATGCAGATCAGGAGGGGTTGGGGTGGTGGGTAAATGAGACACGAGTGGGGGGAATAAAGCATGTGGgtagggatgagacacatggggggctgaattggggagaatgagacacatgagtggCTGGGTGGGgtgaatgagatacatggagaggctggggtggggagaatgagacacatagaggggctggggtgaggagaatgggacacatggaggggctggagtgGGGTGAATGAGATACTTTGAGGGGCTGGGGTTTCATAAacatatatgtaatgagcacgtattggcccagtcagGTTGATAGGTGCACACTCCATCAAAATAACCTAGCTCATAggatttcaaaataaacaagataacttcattttttacagttgcgcAACAGCATGCAATCACCATTTCTGTCCCATTACTAAACTATCCTTGATATGCCATGGtaattggactgaaacattgattatttgCTAATGCacatttatttgaaataaatctgctcttttgtttatttcgaAGCCCTATGCATGCTTTCTTTCTCATTGAAGTAATTATTCACacttttaagttatctttttcacctctatatctgcacactatgcggGCATAATGCATTTTTGGTcaggtatagaatttttttccagagcTGCTGGCCATGAATGAGTCTAGGTTCgtggtagattttttttataggaGAGTTTGTACTCTGTGTGTTTAACTAGTAGATGATTGTCTCactataatatttaatttaaaaaaatgcaactgTCTCATGTATAGTAATGGTTCCAGCAGATgacatatttattacatatagGATGCGTCTTGTATAGGCATAATGTCTTTGTTGTGTTCATTTACACAATACAGTGGAGGTGCTCCCTAGCTCCTGCTCATAAGCATGTGCTGTTTCTAGAGCAACTGCAGATGGCACGAGTGGTCAAGGTCCCTACAATGGTTCATACAGTGGTCAACAATACATAGAAGCACACTATATAACAATATCAGTCTTTTATGTAtccataaaatatattaaacgaaATAGTAATAAAATTGTAATTTGAGAAATCTTAAAACAAATATAACTCTGCATTCAAGATTTAATAAAAGCACACAACAAAGAACCAAAGCTTAAGATATCTGCTAAAAATCACTCTGCTTCAGATAACAGAGGGGTATTGGAGTGGTGATCCTCTGCAGCCCAATACAAAAATGGAAACGAGAAGACCATGCAAAAATAACAGCAAATATAGTCCGATAGATTAGAAGGCTTACAttcaaaattgtttttaaatcacATAAGACACTGAGTCTTCTCTTCCCTGAAATTGTCCTTTGTGCAGTAAAATGCAGGTATGGAGGATCCGACTCCAATTCAGGATCAGCAATATCTTTCCCTTGCACCAATCAAGTAGTTTATGATATGCATCTCATCTGATCCTCCTCTTTAACTCCATCTATAAAGAAGTGCAAATTCTGCCCAGAGGGATGTCAAACTTATACTGGATAAGTCAATTGTTATTGAAAATGCGTGATGTCATTGTCTTTGTTACTGATAATGCACTAATAAACACATTCAAGTCTGGTGACAATTATAAGAAAGGCTTACTCTGAGACCACCTTCTCCTTCcttctatatattttatgtttaaggTTATGAAATGACATATTTGATTGGCATGTATATTTAAGACAAATATAAACAGTATATACATGCATAGAACACTTGTTGCGTTACAAATTTCTTTCTTTCCCTAGAGTTAAAATCTAGTTGTGGTTGCTTAAAATCTTGGCGTGGATTTTAAAACTCTACTAGTTAGAAACTAGGGGGCAAATaccgtaattaaaaaaaaagcttctCAGTGCGAGACTTAACCATGTGGCAGCTGGCCAGAGCTTGCTACGTAGCCACCATACTAGAAAGGGTCAATATAACCCTAGGTAGATGTATATCTACTCAAGCAAAAGTTCAGTCATTGCTGCTCAGTCTCTAGAAAGGTAACATCGCTTGGGGATAGGGCCTGTAAACTATTGATGTGGACCTGTCACTTCTGGGCATTGTGACCTTGGGCATTGGGTTGGGGGAGTCACTGGTGGGCATGATGACCATGGGCATTTGGTGGCGGACTCACTGGTGAGCTTGATGACCATGGGTCATCAAACACCATAAAATGACTGACATTTCCATTAGTGATGAAGTTAGTATTCCTCACTCTaccaaagttactttttatatacaGCAGTAAAAGCCTTGTATAGGTGCAATAATACTCCCTATGTAtgtgacacatacatgcatcaatATTAGGCAATACAAAGACTTTCAGGAATACCCCTCTAAATATGCTCTCTTCTGAAACAATATTAACATACTGATATAAATGCAATATTTATACTTTGTTCTATAAAAAGACTTTACCCTATTCTCAAGTAATTCTGAGTAATCCAGAGGAATGTGCATGTAAATGAGAGGAATGAACCAGTAGAAGACCTGAGAAATAGATTTCTggaaaagaacacttcagaacttTCCATTGAAGATAGTTCACCATAGTTCACGGCATCACATGACCAAATCTGGCTGCTTAAACTGTCCAATTATTTCACAACTGATAATGAGAATCCTTAAGAAGAAGTAGGGTACTGTGCAGTAGAATACATCCCTATCTGAGGTTTTCGGAAATCCCATTAATGCTGTGTTTCAAGGTGGGTAGATTTTTGCAGGGACCTTCTCAATAAAACCGTAAATAGAGCTATATTTGTTGCACTTGCTGTATAGCTTTCAGACATATCATACCATCTATGTTTTTCCATTATTTACGATCATTATTTGGAAATGCTATACCATCTCTGCCACATAAATTGCAAGTTAGACTTTGACTTCTATAAAATTCACTCTGTACATGGTTTGTGTTTTTATTAGGAAGAAATACAAGGCCACTGATCAAACATTAGAACAGTGACATGTGATGGTCTAGCTGATAAACCTTGGGTGAAACACTTCTTCAACCAATGATCAACTATCCTACTTAACATTCATTGCTATTTATTATGTCCCCCTTGCAGAAAATGAAGACAACATACTGCTGGGTTTTCATTAGATACTGTCTCTCAATgggctgaaagaaaaaaaaaactcttagatATTTTAGTCCAAGGACACAACACAATCACATTGATCTGAAGGACTGTGCTACCATCTCCCTGCATATTGTTTACTCTTCCGATACTGTGTGTTATTCTTACATTGTTCAAATAGGTTTCATGTGCTTCAGATACACAGCACGAAGTGAGAGTTTTCTTTTCTCTCAGAAGTGGCTCATGAACCTTGTTCAGATGACTATTGTGTACTGATTATAAAGATTACGGTACCTATATCGGATCACACCGAGTACACTTCGGCATATAGATTAATGTGTTTCAATATCACCTGCTCTGGTgtttaaactgtgtgtgtgtgtgtgtgtgttgtatgtgttgTAGttctgatagacagacagacagatagatagatagatagatagatagatagatagatagatagatagatagatagatagatagatagatagataatagatagatagctagatagattcAAGAAATAAATATGAAGCATGTACTAATGCTGAATTCATACAATTATTGATAAACAGGTCTAGCCTTGTGGACAATAgtcacaaatatctatttatcattatatctctatctatctatatatctatctttatATCTAAAAATcgaaaaaatgagagcactcactggttttgCAAAAAGCTGTGTATTCAAGTTCTAGGCAAacgaatcaacgtttcgaccgtcaagcggtctttatcaagatgcttgacggtcgaaacgttgattcgtTTGCCTAGAACTTGAATACACAGCTTTTTGcaaaaccagtgagtgctctcattttttcgATTTTTATATATTCAGCACTGTGAAGCACCTTGGTCTGAATTATTCTAAGTGCTTATTtatgggaagagtgccagaatttgtaaatatttatctttatatctatctatctatctatctatctatgtgaaACCAAGAAggctgcactaacctgaacacacctaataaataataaaatattattaaaataaataaaaaacgtaTTGCATTCTATGAGCCATGtaattgctgtttagtaaatgagCAAGTGCGCTGGGTCTTGTATGTTGTTTGAATTGGCCGCAACAGCAccatataatgtatgcatgttaatATCCTTCTTTtaccacacacacatattgagcAATTTTACTGCTCCAAAAATTGTCCAAttgtaatgtccatttattctcatATATACTTACATACAGAGAACTATATTCTGTTTCTTTTCTTCCGTATTTGCAAGTGCTGTCGAAGAATCTGTGAACCAGTTATATTTGACTTCACATATTTCACTGTGAGCCACATGAGAATTCATACCTTTATCAATATCCTCTAGTGAAGATTGTACCTCTACTATGatagctctagcaaatgtgagtgggGATTTACGCactttgtgttgttgtttttcaaTCTTTGTGCTGCATACTACACAATCAGTAtcccctttgttttgtttttctacatATGAATCTTATGAGAACAGATTCCAACACATATGACTTGAAATCATCAGTAGAACATTgtgacactttattttggattttattcTGGTTTGtctgttgtttttatattttattctggtTTATTTATTACTTGTAAATCTGTCCCatatactttgtttttttatctaGGCCCATCCTGTTTTCCTGTATCTTTTTAGGGATTATCAGGCCTAGATTATGACCGAGCCAGATTTCTGTTATTTACAATAATTTAAAAACAGATAAGTGTAATTCTTAATACTCTACATTGTGATATTTTCAGTCCTTCATAATATCACAACGTTCCCTTTTAATATCCAAGTAATTTATCATATGCCATCTTACATACAAAACAGTTTTTAGACATTTCCAAATTGCTATCAAAATCTGTAGATGACAATACTAGAAatagatgtgtgtatgtgtgtgtgtcttgactatttttgtttacatttcaaTTCGATTCTTCCCAAATGGGCTATTCATTGTAGTGCATTAAAAAGTGGCATGCCAGTTTAATGGGATTAACCCTTTTTGTGGAATTGAGAGCTGGTAAGAGGAAGCGCAAGTAAATGGCACAACCATGGGCGTATTCATATATACCCATATACCTTTACCCATACAGTCCTTTATCTATTGAGTCTTGGTAAAATACATTTGGAAGCCTTTCTCCCATTAGATCATAGATAAATGTTTAGAAATTATATGGAGCAATTTCCACAACCCAGATCTGGTCATCTTTCCTTCTTCGAAAACGAATTCCACCATGTCACATTTTTGCAATTCTCCAGTGTTTTCTAATGCTTGTTCTTGTCTACCAGGTTTATACAGACAAGCAATGATgtgagcagaaaaaaaaagatttcggaagctattatatgtatttttcacTGGAATACTTTATAGCTTGAGGGGCGTATAACTTTAAACCTGAAGCCAATAAAGAACATACAGTTTGCTAACACCTGTGACTTTTGAAATATTCCTCTGTGATGATCTGGAGCATATTTTGAGTGTGAACATTTAAGCCAATATATACATATCACCATTCACTATGCTATGGGAATCATTACCCTTTTTTTGCATAGTTTAAATGTTGTAGGTAAACTTAAAAACTGGTTGAGATTATGTCTGAGCAAATATATGAACATTGAAAACTTTGCTGACACAAGTGATTATCCCAACGATAATTACTTCTAACAGCATTGCTTTGTATATAACACTGAGGCTCATAGGGGAAGTGAGTGAACAGAACTATAGACTTCTTTTCCACCAGGTAAGGAAACACCTGTTACTATTGCAAGTACATGCGGTTCCAAGACAccaatatgttaaaataaactaCAGCAATTTAACAGAATATTAACAGAATGTTATCATCAAATAACCTAATGTATGAATTAtaaattccattttatttttgtttactaaGTAATGAACATTTTGTAAATCTCACTCATCGTTGAAAAATTGTGAATCTCAATCATGCATGCTTATATTTATTTCTACAAGAtatcattaatattttttgtagTTCTTTAGAGCTCTCAATATAGCAGGTGCACAACATACTTTGAATTTATGTTCGTAATATTGGATTGcttctaaaacattttaaaccatGTCTTTCATTTACAGAGCAGTGCCAACGTTTCCCAGGCTCCATTTGTCCAAATGTCAAGTAAGCATTTTTAAGTAAATATTAGATAACATAAGTTAATGTTTGTCTATCTTCTGGCATAAATGAACATTTttatgctttgttttgtttttctatttaattGTGTTTCCGTTGCTGAAATCTGAATCTGTGATACTCTGTAAAAAGACTCGTTTTCATGTTTGCTGTATTTTtgaaatttgttttatatttctgtATAATTTTGCCTTATAGCAAAAGCATAATAATAATGAACTTCTTATGTATCGAAATGTTTTACGTTACAATATATGTGTCTTAGCAATGGTTTGATAGTATCATCATCATTATCTCTTACAGGCTCACCAGTGCTGTCTGGATATTATGGGGTTAGAAGATCATTTTTGCCTGAATCTGAGTTCCATAGTACCAAGCAATATCCTAATGATCTTTACTCTCCAACTCTGGGCCCAAAGTCATGTGACCCAGCATCCATCCAAAGCTACCCACCTCTCCTGGATCCATATTTTACTGAGTCTATCGGTGACTATCGGGGGGCTTCCATTACATCTGGCAGTGGCTCACTTTTTAGTTCGTCGTCATTACCACCTCTAATACCTAATTTTTCTGGTGACCCATCACACTATTTACTGGTAATTTACAATTCCATAAATTATATGCTAGTAAAAAGCACCGTGGTTAAAAAGTAGAAATGCTTATTAGATAgaagacagacagatggacagagaTTAAGACAGATAAAGAGATTTTTTTGCCATTATCAAGCAGAAAGTTTTGAAATTTTTTAagcatttttcttcttttcttataTATGGATATCTCAAAATTTATACTGGGGGATCCAGTTGATTGCTGACCCTCTGGTCCATTGTTTTGTTCTACAGATATGGTGCTTAGTTCCATCACTCCACAGTACACGTTAAATACTTTTTAAGTCAATATCACTCAATTTTGTTTAGGATGGCCCTTACCATCCCCTATTGCATGCAGGATTGGAGAATGCATGGACTCTAAATTATCAACAGAGTTAATGTtaagaatttaaaatgaatttttcAGCTAAATTGGAAAAACATCCTATGCCTGATTTGCTTTCAATTTGTCTCTTTTAGCCTAaatgttaaaatacactttgatTGCCTTTTAAATTCCATCCAATtcacaccttagtgaataacctttgtgtgtgttttatgttgTGCGGACCACCaacattttcttttgtttcatAACAGACAGATGTCTCCTTCCTACCCTTGTTGGTCCAGAATAACGGTCCACAAAGGGTAATTCCAAATTATATTATGAATCACAGATACTCTGAAGGTTCCGTCTTCCTCCATACCAGGAGCACATTATGTGGTGGTAGGGGCATGGGAGACAGAACCAACGGTTCATATTGATCCAAATGTATATGTAACTGTTTGACCCACTACCCAGAATTACGCAGATTGGCCTGTTTCATACACAAAGTGACACTAAAATTCTAACTTTTCTTAACATTTTCTGTATGGTCAACTTCCAGCTTCTCTTGACAatgatgtacacaaaaggccattTTTCAAACACTGTTGATGATGCTACTCCTCCCCATGCCACTAAGCATCTTCTGGGTTTGAGTAATAGCCACCATGACTTTCCCATGCATGGTTTTACAGCTTATAATAGTTCGGAAATCCATAttaactttaatatttattttaaatttcaaatgtattaTTCCACAGAGAGACTCATGGGAACAGACTGTGCCTGACACCATCAACCAGCTGGATGTTCTGTGTCCTGATACCTCACAGACTGTGTCTTCGTCTACAACTTGTCTTTCGTCCGAAGCAGGAAGTGCTCACTATAGAAGTACAAGCAGAGGATCAGCAGCTCAAGGTTCTCAGCCTTACTCTATACATGCTCTTGATGATGTACATTACTCCACCAGTTTCCCAGCAGCATCGTatgctttctctccttttatgaCTGTTACCAATGAACTCACTCCCAAGATGACTCACCATCTCTCCCCAGAGGACTCCACGGAAACAAACTCTTTGCAAGATAATGCTGCATGGTCAAAGGATGAAGCAAATACAGTATGGGGCCCATATGAACTGAGAAGAAATTACTGAAAGTGTATTATGTGTTAAAAGGAGGCAATGAAAAGGTTGTTTGTATATATTGGTTGCTTGAAAAGGACATTTTTGATACCTTAGAGATCACCAAATTGTGTGATATCATTTTCCCTTTCAGCCACCACAATTATTTTGTTACCTCCCCACTGCCTATGGGTGCGTGGATATCAAATCTATCCCTTTCTCTGTAATTGTTTTaaacctcatgactgttttgctATTAAGGAAATTGAGTAAATTGCAAAAATAATAACCCAGAAGAAAGCGTGCTTTTTAACACTCACTATTAATTATTAGTTTTCATGTTAGTTTCTTTGTCTATGTCATATTGACATGCTGGTTAATGAACTTCGAATTGACACTTTAATgttaaagagaataaaaaaatcattaatttaATCTTTTAGAGCCATTACTTGCAAACTTAGCTTATAACACTCAATATAACAACTCTCGATAAATTGCTATATAAGACACGTAAGGTCATTACATGTTTATGATGGTGGTTTAAATCAAATTTCACCAATTTATATGCATTGCTAATTTCAATGATATGAGCCATCTTAGCTTGTCATAAGGCTTCATGTTTCTGAATATTTTGTTTCCAGACCCACTTGGTGAATCCTGGTTTGTTCTATCAGGCTTTGAAGAGGGAGTGTTGTGAATAGACTGACTAAAGTAAAATAGTGCAGCAAATATTGCTTTGTAAGTCCCTAACCACACTTTACTACTGTTAAATATTCTCTCATTTATTAACCAGAATAATATTCCTAAAATtattacattttgaaaaataaattgtatacaATCAAGATAACTTTAATTCACACTAAAGGCACATCAGTGCTCTCATCTTAAATTGTATCTACGTTCCCAAATGACCTGCTTCCTTTTGGAgataat
Proteins encoded in this window:
- the POU2AF2 gene encoding POU domain class 2-associating factor 2, which gives rise to METVPTDFNKRIYQGVRVKHTVKDLLAEKRSRQTTGSRSHSSANVSQAPFVQMSSSPVLSGYYGVRRSFLPESEFHSTKQYPNDLYSPTLGPKSCDPASIQSYPPLLDPYFTESIGDYRGASITSGSGSLFSSSSLPPLIPNFSGDPSHYLLRDSWEQTVPDTINQLDVLCPDTSQTVSSSTTCLSSEAGSAHYRSTSRGSAAQGSQPYSIHALDDVHYSTSFPAASYAFSPFMTVTNELTPKMTHHLSPEDSTETNSLQDNAAWSKDEANTVWGPYELRRNY